A genomic window from Pseudonocardia broussonetiae includes:
- a CDS encoding heparan-alpha-glucosaminide N-acetyltransferase domain-containing protein, which produces MRLAGVDAARGLALLGMAAAHLHATTGPDGRATVVGDLVAGRSAALFAVLAGVGIALGSRRVRTGREHAAAGSSLVVRALLVGALGLGLETLLDAPPAVILAQYGLLFLVAVPLLRVPAPVLLAAAALWCVASPLLSHVLRAGTPDGPGPQPSFTMAPGELLVTLGLTGYYPVLTWTTYLLVGLGVGRLDLASARTARRLVVGGAALAVLALGASALLGGGPGPDAGRQRAGITPSDDWAWLLTAARHSGTPFDLAHTTGTALLVLGLCLLLPRAVAAVPAGPGAVPLTLYTAHIVVGGLLAPFGTAVWVLQAAVALVVGGVLRNAGRRGPLEYGVAAASGAVRERVLRCSGRASPARRAARRPGGPGAA; this is translated from the coding sequence GTGCGGCTCGCCGGCGTCGACGCGGCCCGGGGGCTGGCGCTGCTCGGCATGGCCGCCGCGCACCTGCACGCCACCACCGGCCCGGACGGCCGGGCGACGGTCGTCGGCGACCTGGTGGCCGGGCGCTCGGCGGCGCTGTTCGCGGTGCTCGCGGGCGTCGGGATCGCGCTGGGGTCGCGGCGGGTGCGCACCGGGCGGGAGCACGCGGCGGCGGGATCGAGCCTCGTGGTGCGGGCGCTGCTCGTCGGCGCGCTGGGCCTCGGGCTGGAGACGCTGCTCGACGCCCCGCCGGCCGTCATCCTCGCCCAGTACGGGCTGCTGTTCCTCGTCGCGGTGCCGCTGCTGCGCGTGCCGGCGCCGGTGCTGCTCGCGGCGGCCGCACTGTGGTGCGTCGCCTCGCCCTTGCTCAGCCACGTGCTGCGCGCCGGGACGCCCGACGGCCCCGGCCCGCAGCCGTCGTTCACGATGGCGCCGGGCGAGCTGCTGGTGACCCTCGGCCTCACCGGCTACTACCCGGTGCTCACCTGGACGACCTACCTGCTGGTGGGGCTCGGCGTCGGGCGCCTCGACCTGGCGTCCGCCCGCACCGCGCGGCGGCTCGTCGTCGGCGGTGCCGCGCTGGCGGTGCTCGCCCTCGGCGCGTCGGCGCTGCTCGGCGGGGGACCGGGTCCGGATGCGGGCCGCCAGCGCGCCGGGATCACCCCGTCCGACGACTGGGCGTGGCTGCTCACCGCGGCCCGCCACAGCGGCACGCCGTTCGACCTCGCCCACACCACGGGCACCGCGCTGCTCGTGCTCGGGCTGTGCCTGCTGCTCCCGCGCGCGGTCGCGGCGGTGCCGGCCGGTCCGGGGGCGGTGCCGCTGACGCTCTACACCGCGCACATCGTCGTCGGTGGCCTGCTCGCCCCGTTCGGCACGGCCGTGTGGGTGCTGCAGGCGGCGGTGGCGCTGGTCGTCGGCGGGGTGCTGCGGAACGCCGGACGCCGCGGCCCCCTCGAGTACGGGGTGGCCGCGGCGTCCGGTGCCGTGCGCGAGCGCGTGCTCAGGTGCTCGGGAAGAGCTTCTCCTGCTCGGCGCGCAGCTCGTCGACCAGGCGGCCCGGGGGCAGCGTGA
- a CDS encoding DUF1295 domain-containing protein: MTPYPWGAALTNLWVTAVVVLVLFAGALFVALVVRGNRHDGIDVVWGAGFAVVALTSFVLALGDGDLWRQLLITALTCVWGFRLAWHIERRNRGTDEDPRYVEIMSKAQGDPVVHIVRKVYVPQAVIMWVVSLPVQLGQYGYASGALAVTVTVLGVLSWAVGFFFETVGDAQLAAFKADPANRGQVMDRGLWRYTRHPNYFGDAAVWWGLTLLALHHPAGLIGLVSAALMTWLLARGTGAKLLESTIGNRRPGYVEYVKRTSGFFPLPPRQTSEKGSP; the protein is encoded by the coding sequence ATGACTCCGTACCCCTGGGGCGCGGCGCTGACCAACCTGTGGGTCACCGCCGTCGTCGTGCTCGTGCTGTTCGCCGGCGCGCTGTTCGTGGCGCTGGTCGTGCGCGGCAACCGCCACGACGGCATCGACGTCGTGTGGGGTGCGGGGTTCGCGGTCGTCGCCCTGACCTCGTTCGTCCTCGCCCTCGGCGACGGCGACCTGTGGCGCCAGCTGCTGATCACGGCGCTGACCTGCGTCTGGGGCTTCCGGCTCGCCTGGCACATCGAGCGGCGCAACCGCGGCACCGACGAGGACCCGCGCTACGTCGAGATCATGTCCAAGGCGCAGGGCGACCCCGTCGTGCACATCGTCCGGAAGGTCTACGTCCCGCAGGCCGTGATCATGTGGGTCGTGTCGCTGCCGGTGCAGCTGGGCCAGTACGGCTACGCCTCCGGCGCGCTCGCGGTCACGGTGACCGTCCTCGGCGTGCTGTCGTGGGCGGTCGGCTTCTTCTTCGAGACCGTCGGCGACGCCCAGCTCGCCGCGTTCAAGGCCGACCCGGCGAACAGGGGCCAGGTCATGGACCGCGGCCTGTGGCGCTACACCCGCCACCCCAACTACTTCGGCGACGCGGCGGTGTGGTGGGGCCTCACCCTGCTCGCCCTGCACCACCCGGCCGGCCTCATCGGGCTGGTCAGCGCCGCGCTGATGACCTGGCTGCTGGCCAGGGGCACCGGCGCGAAGCTGCTGGAGTCGACGATCGGCAACCGCCGACCCGGCTACGTCGAGTACGTGAAGCGCACCAGCGGGTTCTTCCCGCTCCCCCCGCGACAGACCTCCGAGAAGGGATCCCCATGA
- the map gene encoding type I methionyl aminopeptidase, with amino-acid sequence MPARTLLTPGTPTPIRPVPAHIPRPEYVGKKAPARSTEPWVQDAETIELMRHAGRIAAQALAAGGAVVAPGVTTDEVDAVVHEYLLDHDAYPSTLGYKGFPKSCCTSLNEVICHGIPDTTVIQDGDIVNIDVTGFVGGVHGDTNATFLAGDVDEESRLLVERTREAMMRAIKAVRPGRELNVVGRVIESYAKRFGYGVVRDFTGHGIGRSFHSGLVVLHYDEPDVDTVLEEGMTFTIEPMITLGSIDYDIWSDGWTVVTKDRSRTAQFEHTLLVTADGAEILTLP; translated from the coding sequence ATGCCCGCCCGCACGCTGCTGACCCCCGGTACGCCCACGCCGATCCGCCCCGTCCCCGCGCACATCCCGCGGCCGGAGTACGTCGGCAAGAAGGCCCCGGCGCGCAGCACCGAGCCGTGGGTGCAGGACGCCGAGACGATCGAGCTCATGCGTCACGCCGGCCGGATCGCCGCGCAGGCGCTCGCCGCGGGCGGGGCGGTCGTCGCGCCGGGCGTCACCACCGACGAGGTCGACGCCGTCGTGCACGAGTACCTGCTCGACCACGACGCCTACCCGTCGACCCTGGGCTACAAGGGCTTCCCGAAGTCCTGCTGCACCAGCCTCAACGAGGTGATCTGCCACGGCATCCCGGACACGACGGTGATCCAGGACGGCGACATCGTCAACATCGACGTCACCGGCTTCGTCGGCGGCGTCCACGGCGACACCAACGCGACCTTCCTCGCCGGCGACGTCGACGAGGAGAGCCGCCTGCTCGTCGAGCGCACCCGCGAGGCGATGATGCGCGCGATCAAGGCCGTGCGCCCGGGCCGCGAGCTCAACGTCGTCGGCCGCGTCATCGAGTCCTACGCCAAGCGCTTCGGCTACGGCGTGGTCCGCGACTTCACCGGCCACGGCATCGGCCGCAGCTTCCACAGCGGCCTCGTGGTGCTGCACTACGACGAGCCCGACGTCGACACGGTCCTCGAGGAGGGCATGACGTTCACCATCGAGCCGATGATCACCCTCGGCTCGATCGACTACGACATCTGGTCCGACGGCTGGACCGTCGTCACCAAGGACCGCTCGCGCACCGCCCAGTTCGAGCACACCCTCCTCGTCACGGCCGACGGCGCGGAGATCCTCACCCTGCCCTGA
- a CDS encoding penicillin-binding transpeptidase domain-containing protein yields the protein MPRRVLALLLTAGVLGATAGCGLFGGGPDEAVEGFVAAWSAGDLAGAAALTDDPDAALTLLTATRDALAPQALTAEAAQVRTATDRATASVDLTWDLGGGRLWSYLGELELAPDADRESGWEVRWSPTVVHPQLGAGQRLALRTETPAPAPVVDRIGAPLLEATPVVSVLLDRTAAGDLPAVTGALAAALGPLDPAITAASITDGAARTPDGQVYTVAVLRETDYRSVRDAIYELPGVRFVTAQRLLGPDAAFARQVLPAVRTQVAPRLDGVAGWSVRVVDGSGGDITALAETPPRPGSTVAVGLDRALQTAAEDAVEPITQQAVLVAIAPSTGEVLAVAQNGAADAEGALALTGRYPPGSTFKIVTAAAGIAEDGLALDTPVACPGTLAIGGRPVPNIDEFDLGTVPLRTAFARSCNTTFAQIGAGLAPDALPEAALTLGLGADFAIPAITTITGSVPVAQAEVQRAENGFGQGQVLASPFGMALVAATVAHGAPVVPRLIEDAPTQALVSATAPDPAVLEVVRPMMRAVVTEGSATALAGLGEVYGKTGTAEFTDDGRAHGWFVGFRGDVAFAVLVVDGGSSGPAVAAAARFLGATP from the coding sequence GTGCCCCGCCGCGTCCTCGCCCTGCTCCTCACGGCGGGGGTGCTCGGCGCGACCGCGGGCTGCGGCCTGTTCGGCGGCGGCCCGGACGAGGCGGTCGAGGGGTTCGTGGCCGCGTGGAGCGCCGGCGACCTCGCCGGGGCCGCGGCCCTGACCGACGACCCCGACGCCGCGCTCACCCTGCTCACCGCCACCCGCGACGCGCTGGCGCCGCAGGCGCTGACGGCCGAGGCGGCGCAGGTCCGCACGGCCACCGACCGCGCGACGGCCTCGGTCGACCTCACCTGGGACCTCGGCGGCGGGCGGCTGTGGAGCTACCTCGGCGAGCTGGAGCTCGCGCCCGACGCCGACCGCGAGTCCGGCTGGGAGGTGCGGTGGTCGCCGACCGTCGTGCACCCGCAGCTCGGAGCCGGGCAGCGGCTCGCGCTGCGCACCGAGACCCCGGCGCCGGCGCCCGTCGTCGACCGGATCGGGGCGCCGCTGCTGGAGGCGACGCCGGTGGTGTCGGTGCTGCTCGACCGCACCGCGGCCGGGGACCTGCCCGCCGTCACCGGGGCGCTGGCCGCGGCGCTGGGCCCCCTCGACCCGGCGATCACCGCGGCCTCGATCACCGACGGCGCCGCCCGCACGCCGGACGGGCAGGTGTACACGGTCGCCGTGCTGCGCGAGACCGACTACCGGTCGGTCCGCGACGCGATCTACGAGCTGCCCGGCGTCCGCTTCGTCACCGCGCAGCGGCTGCTGGGCCCCGACGCCGCGTTCGCCCGCCAGGTGCTGCCCGCGGTCCGGACGCAGGTGGCGCCGCGGCTCGACGGCGTCGCGGGCTGGTCGGTGCGCGTCGTCGACGGCAGCGGCGGCGACATCACCGCGCTGGCCGAGACCCCGCCGCGCCCCGGTTCCACCGTCGCGGTCGGCCTGGACCGGGCCCTGCAGACCGCCGCCGAGGACGCCGTCGAACCGATCACGCAGCAGGCCGTGCTGGTGGCGATCGCACCGTCGACGGGGGAGGTCCTGGCCGTCGCGCAGAACGGCGCCGCCGACGCCGAGGGGGCGCTGGCGCTCACCGGCCGCTACCCGCCCGGCTCCACCTTCAAGATCGTGACGGCGGCGGCCGGGATCGCGGAGGACGGGCTGGCGCTCGACACCCCGGTCGCCTGCCCCGGCACGCTGGCGATCGGCGGGCGCCCGGTGCCCAACATCGACGAGTTCGACCTCGGCACGGTGCCGCTGCGCACGGCGTTCGCCCGCTCCTGCAACACGACGTTCGCGCAGATCGGGGCGGGGCTCGCGCCCGACGCGCTGCCCGAGGCCGCGCTCACCCTCGGCCTGGGCGCCGACTTCGCGATCCCCGCGATCACCACCATCACCGGCTCGGTGCCGGTGGCGCAGGCCGAGGTGCAGCGCGCGGAGAACGGGTTCGGGCAGGGGCAGGTGCTGGCCAGCCCGTTCGGGATGGCGCTGGTGGCGGCCACCGTCGCGCACGGGGCGCCGGTGGTGCCGCGCCTGATCGAGGACGCGCCCACGCAGGCGCTGGTGTCCGCGACCGCACCGGACCCGGCGGTGCTCGAGGTCGTCCGCCCGATGATGCGGGCGGTGGTCACCGAGGGCTCCGCGACGGCGCTGGCCGGGCTGGGCGAGGTGTACGGCAAGACGGGCACGGCGGAGTTCACCGACGACGGCCGCGCCCACGGCTGGTTCGTCGGCTTCCGCGGGGACGTGGCGTTCGCGGTGCTGGTGGTGGACGGCGGGTCCTCGGGGCCCGCGGTTGCGGCGGCGGCCCGCTTCCTGGGCGCCACCCCCTGA
- a CDS encoding SRPBCC family protein encodes MSSDHAVIDGRTVTAFVVVAAPAAEVFALLANPHRHHEFDGSGTVRAAVSGPQRLALDDRFGMDMKIGLPYRVTNRVVEFEQDRLIGWCHPAKAIWRYELEPVDGGTRVTETFDFSGSPVAAGIALFGMHKGNAKSIRDTLRRLQAIFGTPAQA; translated from the coding sequence GTGAGCTCGGACCACGCCGTGATCGACGGCCGGACGGTCACCGCCTTCGTGGTGGTGGCCGCTCCGGCGGCGGAGGTGTTCGCCCTGCTCGCGAACCCGCACCGCCACCACGAGTTCGACGGCTCGGGCACCGTCCGCGCGGCCGTGTCCGGGCCGCAGCGGCTCGCGCTGGACGACCGGTTCGGCATGGACATGAAGATCGGGCTGCCGTACCGGGTGACCAACCGCGTGGTCGAGTTCGAGCAGGACCGGCTCATCGGCTGGTGCCACCCGGCGAAGGCGATCTGGCGCTACGAGCTGGAGCCCGTCGACGGCGGCACCCGCGTCACCGAGACCTTCGACTTCTCGGGGTCACCGGTCGCCGCGGGCATCGCGCTGTTCGGGATGCACAAGGGCAACGCCAAGTCGATCCGCGACACGCTGCGCCGCCTGCAGGCGATCTTCGGGACGCCTGCTCAAGCCTGA
- a CDS encoding SAM-dependent methyltransferase, producing MPTPVAPQLAGLVERLIGAPLPIRLRAWDGSEAGAPDGPVAIIRHRRALRRLLWNPGELGLARAFVAGELDVEGDVADGLSRFWKLARSQDLGALTLSTADKLDAAKLAGKLGILGLRPKPPASEARLDGRLHTRRRDRAAIAHHYDLSNDFYEFLLDPQMAYSCGYWTQETSASYGLREAQTDKLDLICRKLGLRPGMRLLDVGCGWASLLIHAAQHYGVTAVGVTLSAQQRAFGMARVEALGLSEKIEIRLQDYREITDQPFDAISSIEMGEHVGQDNYPVYAAQLHKLLLPHGRLLLQQMSRGAAGANTAPGGGAFMESYVAPDMHMRPLGETLNFLEAAGLEVVDVHSLREHYVWTVRPWLDTLQDNKAEAIRLVGEEQWRVWLLYLAGAALAFEENRMGVHQMLMVRPDADGRSGLPRGRTSTLGRDPELDRGAARSTGGSDTGGSADHVSVTNGSTTNGSTRDLPARPTR from the coding sequence GTGCCCACTCCCGTCGCCCCGCAGCTCGCCGGGCTCGTCGAGCGCCTCATCGGCGCGCCGCTGCCCATCCGCCTGCGCGCGTGGGACGGCTCCGAGGCCGGCGCGCCCGACGGTCCCGTCGCGATCATCCGCCACCGCCGCGCACTGCGGCGGCTGCTGTGGAACCCGGGCGAACTCGGCCTCGCCCGGGCGTTCGTGGCGGGTGAGCTCGACGTCGAGGGCGACGTCGCCGACGGCCTGTCGCGGTTCTGGAAGCTGGCGCGCAGCCAGGACCTCGGTGCGCTGACGCTCAGCACAGCCGACAAGCTCGACGCCGCGAAGCTGGCCGGGAAGCTCGGCATCCTCGGCCTGCGCCCGAAGCCCCCCGCGTCGGAGGCCCGGCTCGACGGCCGCCTGCACACCCGCCGCCGCGACCGCGCCGCCATCGCCCACCACTACGACCTCTCCAACGACTTCTACGAGTTCCTCCTCGACCCGCAGATGGCCTACTCCTGCGGCTACTGGACGCAGGAGACGAGCGCGTCCTACGGCCTGCGCGAGGCCCAGACCGACAAGCTGGACCTCATCTGCCGCAAGCTCGGGCTGCGGCCGGGCATGCGTCTGCTCGACGTCGGCTGCGGCTGGGCGTCGCTGCTCATCCACGCGGCGCAGCACTACGGCGTCACGGCCGTCGGGGTCACCCTCTCTGCGCAGCAGCGGGCGTTCGGGATGGCGCGCGTCGAGGCCCTCGGGCTGTCGGAGAAGATCGAGATCCGGCTGCAGGACTACCGGGAGATCACGGACCAGCCCTTCGACGCCATCTCCAGCATCGAGATGGGCGAGCACGTCGGCCAGGACAACTACCCGGTCTACGCCGCGCAGCTGCACAAGCTGCTGCTCCCCCACGGGCGCCTGCTGCTGCAGCAGATGTCGCGCGGCGCGGCGGGCGCCAACACCGCGCCGGGCGGGGGCGCGTTCATGGAGTCCTACGTCGCCCCCGACATGCACATGCGCCCGCTGGGCGAGACGCTGAACTTCCTGGAGGCCGCGGGCCTCGAGGTCGTCGACGTCCACTCCCTGCGCGAGCACTACGTCTGGACCGTCCGGCCGTGGCTGGACACGCTGCAGGACAACAAGGCCGAGGCGATCCGGCTCGTCGGCGAGGAGCAGTGGCGGGTCTGGCTGCTCTACCTCGCGGGCGCCGCGCTGGCGTTCGAGGAGAACCGGATGGGCGTGCACCAGATGCTCATGGTCCGCCCCGACGCCGACGGCCGCTCCGGGCTGCCCCGCGGGCGCACGTCGACGCTGGGCCGCGACCCGGAGCTCGACCGGGGCGCCGCCCGCAGCACCGGCGGCAGCGACACGGGCGGCAGCGCCGATCACGTCTCGGTGACGAACGGCAGCACCACCAACGGATCGACGCGCGACCTGCCGGCCCGCCCGACACGATGA
- the rfbC gene encoding dTDP-4-dehydrorhamnose 3,5-epimerase, which yields MLIQPTPLDGAALIDLKRLEDDRGFFARAFCRQEFLDAGLDPVVEQTNISFNHKAGTLRGMHFQFDPHQETKLVRCLRGAIWDVIVDLRPDSPTFMQHFGAELTEDNMTSLLVPKDFGHGYIALTDGATVHYQVSTAYQPGAEGGLRWDDPELALPWPIQPTVISPKDAAWPLLSEKPWGSR from the coding sequence ATGCTGATCCAACCGACGCCGCTCGACGGTGCCGCCCTGATCGACCTCAAGCGCCTGGAGGACGACCGCGGCTTCTTCGCCCGGGCCTTCTGCCGCCAGGAGTTCCTCGACGCGGGGCTCGACCCCGTCGTCGAGCAGACGAACATCTCGTTCAACCACAAGGCCGGCACGCTGCGCGGGATGCACTTCCAGTTCGACCCGCACCAGGAGACCAAGCTGGTCCGCTGCCTGCGCGGGGCGATCTGGGACGTGATCGTGGACCTGCGTCCCGACTCCCCCACCTTCATGCAGCACTTCGGGGCCGAGCTCACCGAGGACAACATGACCTCGCTGCTCGTGCCGAAGGACTTCGGGCACGGCTACATCGCGCTCACCGACGGCGCCACCGTGCACTACCAGGTGAGCACCGCCTACCAGCCCGGCGCCGAGGGCGGCCTGCGCTGGGACGACCCGGAGCTCGCGCTCCCGTGGCCGATCCAGCCCACCGTCATCTCGCCGAAGGACGCGGCGTGGCCGCTGCTGTCCGAGAAGCCCTGGGGCTCCCGATGA
- a CDS encoding NAD(P)H-dependent oxidoreductase: MAAAVREALGLPMIITDTALQRREAEGRPIRVGMVGAGFMGRGLANHIVNTVPGMLLVAVANKTLANAERAYTEAGATPTRVSTAAEIDAAITAGTPCVLEDAFELLAAEQIDCIVDVTGAVEFGARVTVAAIERGLPVVTMNAELDGTVGPLLAHRAREAGVILTGVDGDQPGVQGNLIRFVKSLGVTPLVSGNIKGLQDEYRNPTTQKGFAEKWGQDPYMVTSFADGTKVSFEEAIVANAHGFTVPKRGMFGRDHHGHVDELTGMYDVDQLRELGGIVDYVVGAQPGPGIYVLGTHDDPKQRHYLELYKLGKGPLYSFYTPYHLCHFEVPNTIARAVDFADAALTPPGGPRVDVVAGVKRDLKAGDTLDGLGGYDTYGLAESTPVTRAEGLLPMGVAEGCVLQRDVKKDDVLTYADVTLPPGRLVDELRAEQEKLFPST; encoded by the coding sequence GTGGCCGCTGCTGTCCGAGAAGCCCTGGGGCTCCCGATGATCATCACCGACACCGCGCTGCAGCGGCGCGAGGCCGAGGGCCGCCCGATCCGCGTCGGCATGGTCGGCGCCGGGTTCATGGGCCGCGGCCTGGCCAACCACATCGTCAACACCGTGCCGGGCATGCTGCTCGTCGCCGTGGCGAACAAGACCCTCGCCAACGCCGAGCGCGCCTACACCGAGGCCGGCGCCACGCCCACCCGCGTGAGCACCGCCGCCGAGATCGACGCCGCGATCACCGCGGGCACCCCCTGCGTGCTCGAGGACGCCTTCGAGCTCCTGGCGGCCGAGCAGATCGACTGCATCGTCGACGTCACGGGCGCGGTCGAGTTCGGCGCGCGCGTCACCGTCGCCGCGATCGAGCGCGGGCTGCCCGTCGTCACCATGAACGCCGAGCTCGACGGCACCGTCGGCCCCCTGCTCGCGCACCGCGCGCGCGAGGCCGGCGTCATCCTCACCGGCGTCGACGGCGACCAGCCCGGCGTGCAGGGCAACCTGATCCGGTTCGTGAAGAGCCTGGGCGTGACGCCGCTGGTGTCGGGCAACATCAAGGGCCTGCAGGACGAGTACCGCAACCCCACGACGCAGAAGGGGTTCGCCGAGAAGTGGGGCCAGGACCCCTACATGGTCACCAGCTTCGCCGACGGCACCAAGGTGTCGTTCGAGGAGGCCATCGTGGCCAACGCGCACGGGTTCACGGTGCCCAAGCGCGGGATGTTCGGCCGCGACCACCACGGGCACGTCGACGAGCTCACCGGAATGTACGACGTCGACCAGCTGCGCGAGCTCGGCGGCATCGTCGACTACGTCGTGGGGGCCCAGCCCGGGCCCGGCATCTACGTCCTGGGCACGCACGACGACCCGAAGCAGCGCCACTACCTCGAGCTCTACAAGCTCGGGAAGGGCCCGCTGTACTCGTTCTACACGCCCTACCACCTCTGCCACTTCGAGGTGCCGAACACGATCGCGCGCGCGGTCGACTTCGCCGACGCCGCGCTCACCCCGCCCGGCGGGCCGCGCGTCGACGTCGTCGCGGGCGTGAAGCGCGACCTCAAGGCGGGCGACACGCTCGACGGGCTGGGCGGCTACGACACCTACGGCCTCGCCGAGTCGACGCCGGTCACCCGCGCCGAGGGCCTGCTGCCGATGGGCGTGGCCGAGGGCTGCGTGCTGCAGCGCGACGTGAAGAAGGACGACGTGCTCACCTACGCCGACGTCACGCTGCCCCCGGGCCGCCTGGTCGACGAGCTGCGCGCCGAGCAGGAGAAGCTCTTCCCGAGCACCTGA
- a CDS encoding peroxiredoxin, protein MNVGDQVSDFELKDETGAPRRLSALLRNGPVVLFFYPIASSGGCTQEACHFRDLAAEFAALGAQPVGISGDGVTAQSTFATAHSLGYPLLSDAGKKVAKELGAKRSWLPGGLATKRKTFVIGQDRRIIEVIASETKFDMHADDALAALKRHKAAA, encoded by the coding sequence ATGAACGTCGGCGACCAGGTCAGCGACTTCGAGCTCAAGGACGAGACGGGCGCCCCGCGCCGGCTGTCCGCGCTGCTCCGGAACGGCCCCGTGGTGCTGTTCTTCTACCCCATCGCCTCCAGCGGCGGCTGCACCCAGGAGGCCTGCCACTTCCGGGACCTCGCCGCGGAGTTCGCGGCGCTGGGCGCGCAGCCCGTCGGGATCAGCGGCGACGGCGTGACGGCGCAGAGCACCTTCGCGACCGCGCACTCGCTGGGCTACCCGCTGCTGTCGGACGCGGGCAAGAAGGTGGCCAAGGAGCTCGGCGCGAAGCGCTCCTGGCTGCCCGGCGGCCTGGCGACCAAGCGGAAGACCTTCGTCATCGGCCAGGACCGGCGGATCATCGAGGTCATCGCGAGCGAGACCAAGTTCGACATGCACGCCGACGACGCGCTCGCGGCGCTCAAGCGCCACAAGGCCGCCGCGTGA
- a CDS encoding pyridoxamine 5'-phosphate oxidase family protein → MAKIYDDIDERMTAWISRQPVFFVATAPLDGDGLLNLSPKGTIGTFRVVDRLTFAYLDLTGSGVETIAHLRENGRICVMFCAFDGGPRIVRLHGTGRVEFASDPGFDAALAPFGEAGESRRPQTRAVITVDVTRVADACGYAVPRMDLVEERGILDAWADTRGTDKLRTYHATRNATSIDGLPGLPAPVSPVSP, encoded by the coding sequence ATGGCGAAGATCTACGACGACATCGACGAGCGCATGACGGCCTGGATCTCGCGCCAGCCGGTGTTCTTCGTCGCCACCGCCCCGCTCGACGGCGACGGGCTGCTCAACCTCTCGCCCAAGGGCACGATCGGCACCTTCCGGGTGGTCGACCGGCTGACGTTCGCCTACCTCGACCTCACCGGCAGCGGCGTCGAGACCATCGCCCACCTGCGGGAGAACGGCCGGATCTGCGTGATGTTCTGCGCGTTCGACGGCGGGCCGCGGATCGTGCGCCTGCACGGCACCGGGCGCGTCGAGTTCGCCTCCGACCCCGGGTTCGACGCCGCGCTCGCCCCGTTCGGGGAGGCGGGGGAGAGCCGGCGCCCGCAGACCCGGGCCGTGATCACCGTCGACGTCACCCGCGTCGCCGACGCCTGCGGCTACGCCGTGCCCCGCATGGACCTCGTGGAGGAGCGCGGCATCCTCGACGCCTGGGCCGACACCCGCGGCACGGACAAGCTGCGCACCTACCACGCCACCCGCAACGCCACGAGCATCGACGGCCTGCCGGGGCTGCCCGCCCCGGTCTCGCCGGTCTCGCCGTAG
- a CDS encoding DUF3054 domain-containing protein, whose product MPRSRIPALALAADLVAVVVFAAVGRLNHAEAGDLWGLAATAAPFAVGAAAAWATPYVRDDPPGLRAGAVVLAGTVVVGLALRAGFTGRLPLSFAIVTTLSLAVLLLGWRALSLVVARRAAHRVP is encoded by the coding sequence ATGCCGCGCAGCCGGATCCCCGCGCTCGCCCTCGCCGCCGACCTCGTGGCGGTGGTCGTGTTCGCCGCCGTCGGCCGCCTCAACCACGCCGAGGCGGGCGACCTCTGGGGCCTCGCCGCCACCGCCGCCCCGTTCGCGGTCGGTGCGGCCGCCGCGTGGGCCACGCCGTACGTGCGCGACGACCCGCCGGGCCTGCGGGCCGGGGCCGTCGTGCTGGCCGGCACCGTCGTCGTCGGGCTGGCGCTGCGGGCCGGGTTCACCGGCCGGCTCCCGCTGAGCTTCGCGATCGTGACCACGCTCTCGCTGGCCGTGCTGCTGCTCGGGTGGCGCGCGTTGTCGCTGGTCGTGGCCCGGCGCGCCGCCCACCGGGTGCCCTGA